Proteins encoded together in one Kingella oralis window:
- a CDS encoding C40 family peptidase, with the protein MGSIIQQKQQQAQVATPPVATREEPKSNAEPMGRADADELISNAMGFIGVAYRFGGTSPTGFDCSGFMQYVFRKAFAVSLPRTSAAQASVGTYVSRSELRPGDMVFFRTHGSRISHVGMYIGNDRFIHAPRTGKRIEITSLSSKYWNARYATARRVKRNNAQSYIRN; encoded by the coding sequence ATCGGCAGCATCATCCAGCAAAAACAACAGCAAGCCCAAGTGGCAACGCCCCCCGTTGCCACCCGCGAAGAACCCAAATCCAACGCCGAGCCAATGGGGCGCGCCGATGCCGACGAGCTTATCTCCAACGCCATGGGCTTTATCGGCGTAGCCTACCGCTTCGGCGGCACCTCGCCCACAGGCTTCGATTGCAGCGGCTTTATGCAATACGTTTTCCGCAAAGCCTTTGCCGTGAGCCTGCCGCGCACATCCGCCGCGCAAGCATCCGTTGGCACTTACGTTAGCCGCAGCGAATTGCGCCCTGGCGACATGGTCTTCTTCCGCACCCACGGCTCGCGCATTTCCCATGTGGGCATGTATATCGGCAACGACCGCTTTATCCACGCCCCGCGCACAGGCAAACGCATAGAAATCACCAGCCTATCCAGCAAATACTGGAACGCCCGCTATGCCACCGCCCGCCGCGTGAAACGCAACAACGCGCAAAGCTACATCCGCAATTAG